In a single window of the Callithrix jacchus isolate 240 chromosome 1, calJac240_pri, whole genome shotgun sequence genome:
- the RAB14 gene encoding ras-related protein Rab-14, with product MATAPYNYSYIFKYIIIGDMGVGKSCLLHQFTEKKFMADCPHTIGVEFGTRIIEVSGQKIKLQIWDTAGQERFRAVTRSYYRGAAGALMVYDITRRSTYNHLSSWLTDARNLTNPNTVIILIGNKADLEAQRDVTYEEAKQFAEENGLLFLEASAKTGENVEDAFLEAAKKIYQNIQDGSLDLNAAESGVQHKPSAPQGGRLTSEPQPQREGCGC from the exons ATGGCAACTGCACCATACAACTACTCTTacatctttaaatatattattattg gggaCATGGGAGTAGGAAAATCTTGCTTGCTTcatcaatttacagaaaaaaaat TTATGGCTGATTGTCCTCACACAATTGGTGTCGAATTTGGTACAAGAATAATCGAAGTTAGtggccaaaaaataaaactgcagatTTGGGATACGGCAGGACAGGAGCGATTTAGGGCTGTTACACGGAGCTACTACAGAGGAGCTGCAGGAGCTCTTATGGTCTATGATATCACTAG aaGAAGTACATATAACCACTTAAGCAGCTGGTTGACAGATGCAAGGAATCTCACCAATCCAAATACT GTAATAATTCTCATAGGAAATAAAGCAGAtttggaggcacagagagatgtTACATATGAAGAAGCCAAACAGTTTGCTGAAGAAAACG gcttATTGTTCCTCGAAGCAAGTGCAAAAAC GGGAGAGAACGTAGAAGATGCCTTCCTTGAGGCTGCCAAGAAAATCTACCAGAACATTCAGGATGGAAGCCTGGATCTGAATGCTGCTGAGTCTGGTGTACAACACAAACCTTCAGCTCCACAGGGAGGCCGACTAACCAGTGAACCCCAACCCCAGAGAGAAGGCTGTGGCTGCTAG